The Thioalkalivibrio thiocyanodenitrificans ARhD 1 genome window below encodes:
- a CDS encoding response regulator yields MNRRVLLIDDHALFREGLQELLKRRGIETVGAVGDGEAGIRLAGELQPDVILLDMRMPGMNGLEVLRRLRQSGLAMPVVMLTTSTEEQDLVECLRNGAQGYLLKEMEPGDLVNALEDIMLGKTVVAPHLAQLLARVVQGQTGSEHEPNPFDVLTPRETEILGLLAEGQSNKVIARNLGISDGTVKLHVKAILRKLGVHSRVEAAVLAVQQGLHRGAIGVKEASGER; encoded by the coding sequence ATGAACCGGCGCGTACTGCTCATCGATGATCACGCGTTGTTTCGCGAAGGTCTGCAGGAACTGCTCAAGAGACGGGGCATCGAGACCGTGGGCGCCGTGGGCGACGGCGAGGCCGGTATCCGGCTGGCGGGCGAACTTCAGCCGGATGTCATCCTGCTGGACATGCGCATGCCCGGAATGAACGGGCTTGAGGTCTTGCGCCGACTTCGGCAAAGCGGCCTGGCCATGCCAGTGGTCATGCTCACCACCAGCACCGAGGAACAGGACCTGGTCGAATGCCTGCGCAACGGCGCACAGGGTTATCTGCTCAAGGAGATGGAACCCGGGGACCTGGTCAACGCGCTGGAAGACATCATGCTCGGCAAGACCGTTGTCGCGCCCCACCTGGCGCAGCTGCTGGCCCGTGTCGTGCAAGGCCAGACCGGCTCGGAACACGAGCCCAACCCTTTCGACGTACTCACCCCCCGGGAAACCGAAATTCTAGGGCTGCTGGCCGAGGGCCAGAGCAACAAGGTGATCGCCCGCAATCTGGGCATTTCCGATGGCACGGTGAAGCTGCACGTGAAGGCCATCCTGCGCAAGCTGGGGGTGCATTCACGGGTTGAAGCTGCCGTGCTCGCGGTCCAGCAGGGCCTGCATCGCGGAGCGATCGGCGTCAAGGAAGCGTCCGGGGAAAGGTGA